The following proteins are encoded in a genomic region of Necator americanus strain Aroian chromosome II, whole genome shotgun sequence:
- a CDS encoding hypothetical protein (NECATOR_CHRII.G6301.T1), which yields MPQEQRKRKMPTPKLQFDQVLTKNIPLTDIRKSGAVCDVAFDSDHHPLLLSFMARFQKRYRRVQHQPKLDLAAPRKEFAFASAETISTYNSVCVAHTDFSQEKRLRRLRRQLKRDRENKWTSRAEEFEKAWKEKNET from the exons ATGCCACAAGAGCAGCGAAAGCGGAAAATGCCGACTCCTAAGCTCCAGTTCGATCAAgttctgacgaagaacatACCTCTgacagatatccgaaaatctggAGCTGTCTGCgacgtcgcattcgattccgaccaTCACCcacttcttctcagctttatgGCACGGTTCCAAAAAAGGTATCGGAGAGTTCAACATCAACCGAAACTCGacttggcag CACCGAGGAAGGAgttcgcctttgcatctgcggagacaatatccacgtacaattctgtatgtgttgcCCACACTGACTTCAGCCAAGAGAAGCGTTTGAGGAGATTGCGTCGTCAGCTGAAACGTGACCGTGAGAACaaatggacgtcaagagcggaGGAGTTCGAGAAGGCGTGGAAGGAGAAGAACGAGACGTGA